In one Cottoperca gobio chromosome 12, fCotGob3.1, whole genome shotgun sequence genomic region, the following are encoded:
- the pax8 gene encoding paired box protein Pax-8 isoform X3 yields MSNNAGRGHGGFNQLGGMFVNGRPLPEVIRQRIVDMAHQGVRPCDISRQLRVSHGCVSKILGRYYETGSIKPGVIGGSKPKVATPKVVDKIADYKRQNPTMFAWEIRDRLLAEGVCDSDTVPSVSSINRIIRTKVQQPFNLPLDGKGLSPGQTLIPSSAVTPPESPQSDSLGSTYSISGLLGIPQPSAEGKRSHDDSDQESCRHSVDSQGSGGVPRKQMRVDHFSSATQHLDCGFDRHHHYPPDSFGSASSSKTEQTLYPLSLINGSLDEAKTSLSTSSSAIGRNLTAHQSYTMVTGRDMVSSTLPGYPPHIPSPAQSGYSSSAITGMVAAGTDYAGQTYSHSPYTSYSEAWRFTNSSILGSPYYYSTASRTAPPSSAAYDHL; encoded by the exons ATGTCCAACAACGCTGGAAGAG gTCATGGGGGTTTTAACCAACTAGGTGGAATGTTTGTTAATGGACGTCCACTCCCGGAGGTGATCCGGCAACGCATCGTGGACATGGCCCACCAGGGGGTCCGGCCCTGTGACATCTCCCGGCAGCTCCGAGTCAGCCACGGTTGCGTCAGCAAGATCCTGGGGCG ATACTACGAGACAGGCAGCATCAAGCCTGGCGTAATCGGCGGCTCCAAGCCCAAAGTGGCCACCCCGAAGGTTGTGGATAAAATCGCAGATTACAAGAGACAGAATCCCACCATGTTCGCCTGGGAAATCAGGGACAGACTGCTGGCGGAGGGAGTGTGTGACAGCGACACGGTGCCCAGCGTGAGCTCCATTAACAG AATAATTCGAACGAAGGTCCAGCAGCCATTCAACCTGCCTCTGGATGGAAAAGGCCTGAGTCCAGGACAAACCTTAA TCCCGAGTTCAGCAGTCACCCCTCCCGAGTCTCCACAGTCAGACTCTTTGGGCTCCACCTACTCCATCAGTGGCTTGTTGGGTATCCCCCAGCCCAGCGCCGAGGGCAAGAGGAGCCACGACGACA GTGATCAGGAGAGTTGTCGGCACAGCGTGGACTCTCAGGGCAGCGGAGGCGTCCCGAGGAAACAGATGAGAGTGGATCACTTCTCCTCAGCCACGCAACATCTGGACTGTGGGTTTGATCGTCACCACCACTATCCTCCGGACTCATTCGGCTCCGCCTCCAGCAGCAAGACAGAGCAG ACTTTGTACCCGCTGTCCCTCATCAATGGCAGCCTCGACGAGGCCAAGACCAGCCTCTCAACATCCAGCTCCGCCATTGGACGGAATCTGACGGCACACCAGAGCTACACCATGGTGACCG ggcGTGACATGGTGAGCTCCACCCTGCCGGGCTACCCACCTCACATCCCTTCCCCTGCCCAGTCAGGATACTCCTCCTCTGCCATCACGGGCATGGTAGCAG CAGGCACAGACTACGCGGGTCAGACCTACAGCCATTCGCCCTACACCTCCTACAGTGAAGCCTGGAGGTTCACCAACTCCAGCATACTGG GTTCGCCCTATTACTACAGCACGGCCTCCCGCACCGCTCCCCCGTCTTCAGCTGCCTACGACCACCTTTAG
- the pax8 gene encoding paired box protein Pax-8 isoform X2, producing MSNNAGRGGMFVNGRPLPEVIRQRIVDMAHQGVRPCDISRQLRVSHGCVSKILGRYYETGSIKPGVIGGSKPKVATPKVVDKIADYKRQNPTMFAWEIRDRLLAEGVCDSDTVPSVSSINRIIRTKVQQPFNLPLDGKGLSPGQTLIPSSAVTPPESPQSDSLGSTYSISGLLGIPQPSAEGKRSHDDSDQESCRHSVDSQGSGGVPRKQMRVDHFSSATQHLDCGFDRHHHYPPDSFGSASSSKTEQTLYPLSLINGSLDEAKTSLSTSSSAIGRNLTAHQSYTMVTEPLQPLPLCLKQEMSPEVTSTSPSPNMAANLAFVELQALQKPVSVSSSCSNSSHYPNAFNSFSHHAPVYGQFSSQSIISGRDMVSSTLPGYPPHIPSPAQSGYSSSAITGMVAAGTDYAGQTYSHSPYTSYSEAWRFTNSSILGSPYYYSTASRTAPPSSAAYDHL from the exons ATGTCCAACAACGCTGGAAGAG GTGGAATGTTTGTTAATGGACGTCCACTCCCGGAGGTGATCCGGCAACGCATCGTGGACATGGCCCACCAGGGGGTCCGGCCCTGTGACATCTCCCGGCAGCTCCGAGTCAGCCACGGTTGCGTCAGCAAGATCCTGGGGCG ATACTACGAGACAGGCAGCATCAAGCCTGGCGTAATCGGCGGCTCCAAGCCCAAAGTGGCCACCCCGAAGGTTGTGGATAAAATCGCAGATTACAAGAGACAGAATCCCACCATGTTCGCCTGGGAAATCAGGGACAGACTGCTGGCGGAGGGAGTGTGTGACAGCGACACGGTGCCCAGCGTGAGCTCCATTAACAG AATAATTCGAACGAAGGTCCAGCAGCCATTCAACCTGCCTCTGGATGGAAAAGGCCTGAGTCCAGGACAAACCTTAA TCCCGAGTTCAGCAGTCACCCCTCCCGAGTCTCCACAGTCAGACTCTTTGGGCTCCACCTACTCCATCAGTGGCTTGTTGGGTATCCCCCAGCCCAGCGCCGAGGGCAAGAGGAGCCACGACGACA GTGATCAGGAGAGTTGTCGGCACAGCGTGGACTCTCAGGGCAGCGGAGGCGTCCCGAGGAAACAGATGAGAGTGGATCACTTCTCCTCAGCCACGCAACATCTGGACTGTGGGTTTGATCGTCACCACCACTATCCTCCGGACTCATTCGGCTCCGCCTCCAGCAGCAAGACAGAGCAG ACTTTGTACCCGCTGTCCCTCATCAATGGCAGCCTCGACGAGGCCAAGACCAGCCTCTCAACATCCAGCTCCGCCATTGGACGGAATCTGACGGCACACCAGAGCTACACCATGGTGACCG AGCCCCTACAGCCCCTGCCGCTCTGCCTAAAACAGGAAATGTCCCCAGAAGTGACCAGCACGAGCCCCTCCCCAAACATGGCAGCCAACCTGGCGTTCGTGGAGCTGCAGGCGCTGCAGAAGCCTGTTTctgtcagcagcagctgcagcaactCCAGCCATTACCCCAACGCCTTCAACtcattctcccatcatgcaccggTGTACGGGCAGTTCAGCAGTCAGTCAATCATCTCAG ggcGTGACATGGTGAGCTCCACCCTGCCGGGCTACCCACCTCACATCCCTTCCCCTGCCCAGTCAGGATACTCCTCCTCTGCCATCACGGGCATGGTAGCAG CAGGCACAGACTACGCGGGTCAGACCTACAGCCATTCGCCCTACACCTCCTACAGTGAAGCCTGGAGGTTCACCAACTCCAGCATACTGG GTTCGCCCTATTACTACAGCACGGCCTCCCGCACCGCTCCCCCGTCTTCAGCTGCCTACGACCACCTTTAG
- the pax8 gene encoding paired box protein Pax-8 isoform X1: MSNNAGRGHGGFNQLGGMFVNGRPLPEVIRQRIVDMAHQGVRPCDISRQLRVSHGCVSKILGRYYETGSIKPGVIGGSKPKVATPKVVDKIADYKRQNPTMFAWEIRDRLLAEGVCDSDTVPSVSSINRIIRTKVQQPFNLPLDGKGLSPGQTLIPSSAVTPPESPQSDSLGSTYSISGLLGIPQPSAEGKRSHDDSDQESCRHSVDSQGSGGVPRKQMRVDHFSSATQHLDCGFDRHHHYPPDSFGSASSSKTEQTLYPLSLINGSLDEAKTSLSTSSSAIGRNLTAHQSYTMVTEPLQPLPLCLKQEMSPEVTSTSPSPNMAANLAFVELQALQKPVSVSSSCSNSSHYPNAFNSFSHHAPVYGQFSSQSIISGRDMVSSTLPGYPPHIPSPAQSGYSSSAITGMVAAGTDYAGQTYSHSPYTSYSEAWRFTNSSILGSPYYYSTASRTAPPSSAAYDHL; this comes from the exons ATGTCCAACAACGCTGGAAGAG gTCATGGGGGTTTTAACCAACTAGGTGGAATGTTTGTTAATGGACGTCCACTCCCGGAGGTGATCCGGCAACGCATCGTGGACATGGCCCACCAGGGGGTCCGGCCCTGTGACATCTCCCGGCAGCTCCGAGTCAGCCACGGTTGCGTCAGCAAGATCCTGGGGCG ATACTACGAGACAGGCAGCATCAAGCCTGGCGTAATCGGCGGCTCCAAGCCCAAAGTGGCCACCCCGAAGGTTGTGGATAAAATCGCAGATTACAAGAGACAGAATCCCACCATGTTCGCCTGGGAAATCAGGGACAGACTGCTGGCGGAGGGAGTGTGTGACAGCGACACGGTGCCCAGCGTGAGCTCCATTAACAG AATAATTCGAACGAAGGTCCAGCAGCCATTCAACCTGCCTCTGGATGGAAAAGGCCTGAGTCCAGGACAAACCTTAA TCCCGAGTTCAGCAGTCACCCCTCCCGAGTCTCCACAGTCAGACTCTTTGGGCTCCACCTACTCCATCAGTGGCTTGTTGGGTATCCCCCAGCCCAGCGCCGAGGGCAAGAGGAGCCACGACGACA GTGATCAGGAGAGTTGTCGGCACAGCGTGGACTCTCAGGGCAGCGGAGGCGTCCCGAGGAAACAGATGAGAGTGGATCACTTCTCCTCAGCCACGCAACATCTGGACTGTGGGTTTGATCGTCACCACCACTATCCTCCGGACTCATTCGGCTCCGCCTCCAGCAGCAAGACAGAGCAG ACTTTGTACCCGCTGTCCCTCATCAATGGCAGCCTCGACGAGGCCAAGACCAGCCTCTCAACATCCAGCTCCGCCATTGGACGGAATCTGACGGCACACCAGAGCTACACCATGGTGACCG AGCCCCTACAGCCCCTGCCGCTCTGCCTAAAACAGGAAATGTCCCCAGAAGTGACCAGCACGAGCCCCTCCCCAAACATGGCAGCCAACCTGGCGTTCGTGGAGCTGCAGGCGCTGCAGAAGCCTGTTTctgtcagcagcagctgcagcaactCCAGCCATTACCCCAACGCCTTCAACtcattctcccatcatgcaccggTGTACGGGCAGTTCAGCAGTCAGTCAATCATCTCAG ggcGTGACATGGTGAGCTCCACCCTGCCGGGCTACCCACCTCACATCCCTTCCCCTGCCCAGTCAGGATACTCCTCCTCTGCCATCACGGGCATGGTAGCAG CAGGCACAGACTACGCGGGTCAGACCTACAGCCATTCGCCCTACACCTCCTACAGTGAAGCCTGGAGGTTCACCAACTCCAGCATACTGG GTTCGCCCTATTACTACAGCACGGCCTCCCGCACCGCTCCCCCGTCTTCAGCTGCCTACGACCACCTTTAG